A portion of the Stigmatopora argus isolate UIUO_Sarg chromosome 15, RoL_Sarg_1.0, whole genome shotgun sequence genome contains these proteins:
- the ltk gene encoding tyrosine-protein kinase receptor, protein MDGVQKPGVLLFHVAVLFICSRCHAFLDSLPEDDTSDELLLRQTDTQKDNRFFYCDFESPCLWTLSNQSQQRDWSVVSARQRDQAGWMPEADHSKGSSDGHFLLLSPSPVAEASTRCEYHLNSPVMLRSGHQCVLHLALYELSLSAGNFTVLIKPLYSSSGFDTLALKSERREDPRSEWEIVTTEIGHMDEPFHVILSYTGCVQEGSIVALDSLRFKDCALDQEDDVIPPNVDCGEHFYCEHSEYCIDQKHVCDFHTDCPLGEDEGFICGSMPFGSHCTFEQDACGWSVSNQRSTWRRVDGDALLRREDMHGIALSSTPGHFLFLEIKETHRLKEASVKSPFFPPPVANTTCLMHLSFYLFGSFNGSLSVVIEENETSTEPLIWEEHGQWQDDWEDAVLHLTDLHHGFRVKVTAVWQQGSHADVALDDIAITANCFYTDLNSITPMADLRDFLIPHSDPSFSDVSLMTWFFNSCGASGPYGPTQAQCDSTYRNKNVSVTVGKEGPLKGVQMWRVPATNRYLISAYGAAGGKGAKNHNKRNHGIFISAVFPLEKGELIYILVGHQGEDACPGRNSQTQKICLGESSVIDTRGEGGTEWSGGGGGGGGATYIFKMEGDELVPLLIAAGGGGNAYMEDPESNPDQIQLEQFENSTTAPSTNGRTGQAGGGGGWKDSLASNLVAGRSVVEGAHGGAACLLSQSKLGWSIYGGFGGGGGPCTAGGGGGGYRGGDAAKTDDIKADGRDGISFFNPSGEIYLQPLAAMESHGECEIKVQLNCSHCQSRSCKRDETTHLILCLCHDNKFLASDNVTCLDSAASPAHLPQAQMSPMLILAVVTSTVVSGVALICAGVLLMWHRWKNDLQAVRSRLQSPEYKLSKIRSSTIMTDYNPNYCFAGKTSALSELKEVPRKNITLLRALGHGAFGEVYEGQVLGMNADNGPMQVAIKTLPEICSEQDEMDFLMEALIMSKFNHENIVRCIGVSLNILPRFILLELMTGGDMKSFLRQNRPQRGRAASLSMRELLQMARDIARGCRYLGDNHFIHRDIAARNCLLTCPGVERVAKIGDFGMARDIYRASYYRKGGRAMLPVKWMPPEAFMEGIFTCKTDTWSFGVLLWEILSLGYMPYPCKTNQEVLEFVTSGGRMDPPEGCPGPVYRIMTQCWQHCPEHRPNFSTILERINYCTQDPDVINTPLPVEYRPTVDDDSAGVIRPSAHSPTSFSPLPVSLNSTLAHSTLAPQPTKSRNLLPRAPPVQHEMGSCREAIPEPPRAETSPPVGSWPRPEAPLHRSGSRDGSCSGSQRLKNKTKNLWNPTYGSWVLENFKGKKTLAHTQSVPLSSPPDDREVSNHKPPNVCTLATSPSQAQSKSQSSGAPSKGGTDLAKLHSFPCGNVNYAYDEQSYEAESLPLVVQTKAPEAIKNTSSAPSVSSGTSLGLGFSLYSSSSCMPKLLLKRHASYGHEDVRRHTKDEKPTRDRDSGFSLSEDLSVTPI, encoded by the exons ATGGACGGCGTTCAGAAGCCCGGCGTTCTTCTTTTTCACGTCGCGGTTCTATTCA TTTGCAGTCGCTGTCATGCATTCCTGGATAGTCTTCCAGAGGACGACACATCAGATGAACTGCTTCTTCGTCAAACcgacacacaaaaagacaatcGAT TTTTCTACTGCGACTTTGAGTCGCCATGTCTCTGGACTTTATCgaatcaaagccaacaaaggGACTGGTCTGTGGTATCGGCACGGCAAAGGGATCAAGCAGGTTGGATGCCTGAGGCGGACCACTCGAAGGGAAGCTCTGATG gTCACTTTCTTCTCCTGAGTCCCTCCCCTGTTGCGGAGGCCTCCACAAGATGTGAATACCATTTAAACAGCCCTGTCATGCTTCGCAGTGGGCACCAGTGTGTTTTGCATCTGGCCCTGTACGAGTTATCGCTATCGGCAGGGAACTTCACAGTCCTGATCAAGCCACTTTACTCCAGCTCGGGCTTTGACACGTTGGCGTTAAAGTCTGAAAGAAGAGAGGATCCCAG ATCAGAGTGGGAAATAGTCACAACTGAAATAGGCCATATGGATGAGCCCTTCCACGTGATTCTGAGCTACACTGGATGTGTACAGGAAGGCTCCATCGTGGCTCTTGATTCACTGCGCTTCAAAGACTGTGCATTGG ACCAAGAGGATGATGTCATCCCGCCAAATGTGGACTGTGGCGAGCATTTCTACTGCGAGCACTCGGAGTACTGCATCGACCAAAAACATGTGTGCGATTTCCACACGGACTGCCCTTTAGGAGAGGATGAGGGCTTCATCTGCG GTTCAATGCCATTTGGCTCACACTGCACATTTGAACAGGATGCTTGCGGTTGGTCCGTTTCGAACCAGAGGTCGACTTGGAGGAGGGTGGATGGTGACGCGCTGTTGCGAAGAGAAGACATGCATGGAATCGCCCTCAGTAGTACGCCGG GGCACTTCCTATTTCTGGAGATTAAAGAAACCCATAGACTGAAAGAAGCATCTGTCAaaagtcctttttttcctcctcctgtCGCCAACACAACTTGCCTG ATGCATTTGTCTTTTTATCTCTTTGGCTCCTTCAATGGCTCTTTGTCAGTGGTAATAGAGGAAAATGAGACTTCCACAGAACCACTCATATGGGAAGAACATGGTCAATGGCAGGATGACTGGGAGGATGCTGTCCTGCACCTGACTGATCTTCATCATGG TTTCCGTGTCAAGGTGACAGCTGTTTGGCAGCAAGGCTCCCACGCTGATGTCGCCTTGGATGACATTGCCATCACTGCAAACTGCTTTTATACAG ATCTCAATTCTATCACGCCTATGGCCGACCTGAGGGATTTCTTGATCCCCCACTCAGATCCGTCATTTTCAG ACGTGTCCTTGATGACTTGGTTCTTCAACTCATGTGGCGCCAGTGGTCCTTATGGGCCGACCCAGGCTCAGTGTGACAGCACCTACAGGAACAAAAATGTCAGCGTGACTGTGGGCAAAGAAGGACCCTTGAAGGGGGTCCAAATGTGGAGGGTCCCGGCCACAAATCGATACCT GATTTCGGCGTACGGCGCAGCAGGAGGAAAAGGAGCCAAAAACCACAACAAACGCAACCACGGGATCTTTATATCGGCTGTGTTTCCTCTTGAGAAAGGAGAATTGATCTACATCTTAGTGGGCCATCAAGGAGAGGACGCGTGCCCGGGG AGAAATTCCCAAACCCAGAAGATCTGCCTGGGGGAGTCATCTGTGATTGACACCAGAGGGGAAGGGGGAACAGAGTGGTCTGGAgggggcggaggaggaggaggcgctaCCTACATCTTTAAG ATGGAGGGCGACGAATTAGTTCCCCTGCTGATTGCAGCTGGCGGAGGAGGAAATGCTTACATGGAAGACCCAGAGTCCAACCCGGATCAGATACAATTGGAGCAGTTTGAGAACAGCACCACAGCACCAAGCACCAATGGCCGAACAGGTCAAGCAG GTGGGGGTGGAGGCTGGAAAGACTCCCTTGCTTCAAACCTGGTGGCTGGCAGATCAGTGGTAGAAGGTGCTCACGGGGGTGCAGCATGCCTTTTATCTCAGTCCAAACTGGGCTGGTCAATCTACGGGGGCTTCGGAGGAGGGGGTGGTCCCTGCacagctggaggaggaggaggtggctaCCGAG GCGGTGACGCCGCAAAGACGGATGACATCAAAGCCGATGGCCGTGATGGAATCTCCTTTTTTAATCCAAGTGGCGAGATTTATCTCCAGCCTTTGGCAG CCATGGAGAGTCACGGCGAGTGTGAGATCAAAGTACAGCTGAACTGCAGCCACTGTCAGTCAAGAAGCTGCAAGCGTGACGAAACCACGCACCTCATCCTGTGCCTGTGCCACGACAACAAGTTTTTGGCCAGCGACAACGTCACATGCCTTGATAGCGCAG CTTCTCCAGCTCATCTCCCCCAGGCCCAGATGTCGCCCATGCTCATCTTGGCCGTGGTCACCTCCACCGTCGTCAGCGGCGTAGCATTGATCTGCGCCGGCGTCCTCCTCA TGTGGCATCGCTGGAAAAACGACCTGCAAGCAGTGAGGAGCCGCTTGCAAAGCCCCGAGTACAAGTTGAGTAAGATCCGCTCCTCCACCATCATGACGGACTACAACCCCAACTACTGCTTTGCCGGAAAGACATCAGCACTCAGTGAGCTGAAAGAAGTTCCGCGGAAAAACATTACATTGCTAAG AGCCCTCGGCCACGGCGCCTTCGGTGAAGTCTACGAGGGTCAAGTCCTCGGAATGAACGCCGATAACGGCCCCATGCAGGTGGCCATAAAG ACGCTTCCAGAAATCTGCTCAGAACAGGACGAAATGGATTTCCTCATGGAAGCGCTAATCATGAG CAAGTTCAATCATGAGAACATCGTCCGCTGCATCGGCGTCAGTCTCAACATCCTGCCACGCTTCATCCTGCTGGAACTCATGACCGGAGGGGACATGAAGAGCTTCCTGAGGCAGAACAGGCCTCAACGC GGTCGAGCCGCTTCCCTCAGTATGCGCGAGCTGTTGCAGATGGCCAGAGACATTGCAAGGGGTTGTCGCTATTTGGGGGATAATCACTTCATACACAG AGATATTGCTGCAAGAAATTGCCTTTTGACATGCCCGGGAGTGGAAAGAGTGGCCAAGATTGGTGATTTTGGCATGGCGAGAGATATTTACAG AGCTAGCTACTATAGGAAGGGTGGTCGTGCGATGCTGCCGGTCAAGTGGATGCCACCTGAGGCTTTCATGGAGGGTATCTTCACCTGTAAAACGGATACTTG gtcatttggagtactgctatGGGAGATCCTCTCTTTGGGTTACATGCCTTACCCATGTAAGACCAACCAAGAGGTGCTGGAATTTGTCACAAGTGGAGGCAGGATGGACCCCCCAGAGGGATGCCCAGGCCCAGT ATATCGGATTATGACACAGTGTTGGCAGCATTGTCCTGAACATCGACCCAACTTCTCAACAATACTAGAAAGAATCAACTACTGCACTCAG GATCCGGATGTGATCAACACGCCGCTCCCGGTCGAATACCGTCCCACCGTGGACGATGATAGTGCTGGTGTTATTCGACCTTCTGCCCACTCGCCCACCAGCTTCTCTCCCCTCCCCGTCTCCCTGAACTCCACCCTCGCGCACTCAACGCTTGCCCCTCAGCCCACCAAGTCCCGAAACCTCCTTCCGAGAGCCCCACCTGTCCAGCACGAGATGGGGTCGTGCCGAGAGGCAATCCCGGAGCCCCCCAGAGCCGAAACGTCTCCACCGGTGGGCTCCTGGCCTCGGCCCGAAGCCCCCTTGCACCGATCTGGCTCCAGAGACGGCTCGTGTTCAGGGAGCCAACGGCTGAAGAACAAAACCAAGAATTTGTGGAACCCGACGTACGGCTCGTGGGTCTTGGAAAACTTCAAGGGCAAGAAGACGCTGGCCCACACGCAGTCCGTGCCCCTCTCGAGCCCTCCGGATGACCGTGAAGTCTCCAACCACAAGCCTCCCAACGTCTGTACTTTGGCGACATCTCCTTCCCAGGCTCAGAGTAAAAGTCAGAGTAGTGGCGCCCCTTCTAAAGGTGGCACAGATTTGGCGAAACTACATAGTTTTCCGTGCGGAAACGTCAATTATGCCTATGACGAGCAAAGCTATGAGGCGGAAAGCTTGCCCTTGGTGGTCCAGACCAAAGCCCCGGAAGCTATTAAAAACACCAGCTCTGCCCCGAGCGTGTCCTCAGGGACGAGCCTGGGTTTAGGGTTTAGCCTCTACTCGTCTTCTTCCTGCATGCCCAAGCTGCTGCTCAAGCGGCACGCCAGTTATGGGCACGAGGACGTGAGAAGACACACCAAAGATGAGAAGCCCACACGAGACAGAGACTCTGGTTTCTCCCTTTCCGAGGACCTGAGCGTCACCCCAATCTGA